Proteins from one Cryptomeria japonica chromosome 4, Sugi_1.0, whole genome shotgun sequence genomic window:
- the LOC131074103 gene encoding putative disease resistance protein At5g47280 isoform X1: MESFNSKIVCARADALLKSLIPATQQLCASDLQQRKNQQNPTFNQFSDTLIRGSELVKSCESISALNTFRRCRYASQILKLEEEISGFMSSIPDYMVLDARNLMSAMKDIYKELQPPDKSSTVNTMIQQQMSLGNLNQSTEFQEAYKWSNLSNFPVISRFYAGLEKPVEDLKELLFQSEVSVIGVHCMGGGGKTTLASAICNDPHIKGYFGNVHFITVTQLPNLQGIIETMWEKIVGRKKPEFQNVEDARIQLKQQLFTQSKRTLMILDDVWSRAHLEELLFEAPGYKTVVTTRDSSTIPQNTCTRPYQLPLLGHEDALSLFCFSAFGQTSIPSAADANLVMQVQAECKGLPLALKVIGSSLNGEPHGTWLNAKNKLCQGQSISSYHKEGLFRCLETSIDSLDDVGRECFLDLALFPENQKVCADALLNIWVYIRKLKWQDAFIMLLELASKNLLNLISSSGRQATISYGNASELYFSQHDVMRDLAIYLGSQDSIVHRKRLFMPKKELSLPGEWQMLNDRSFNAQVVSIHTGSMAENQWYEMDFPETEVLVIHFSASEYFLPPFLKTMKKLKSVMLCNLSSKRTTLKGLDVLSSLTQLRNVRLEKLDAPSILEQIKVMQKLDKLSVSLCEGFGNISTFSNSNLQEFNLDHCSDLEEWPLDICHMPSAQIWSITNCHLVGKLPYDLGNLSSLRMLRLSQLPGLKELPASIGKLEQLEFLDISLCEGLKELPEEIGQLQNLKEFDMRECSRLRRLPRSVCGLSSLKHVICDEKIGHQWLRVKASSIPNLRVEIVEPQFTLDWLDD; this comes from the exons ATGGAGAGTTTCAATAGCAAGATTGTGTGTGCTAGAGCCGATGCCCTGCTGAAATCCCTTATCCCAGCTACCCAGCAACTTTGCGCATCTGACCTGCAACAACGCAAGAATCAGCAAAATCCCACTTTTAACCAGTTTTCAGACACGCTTATTAGGGGTTCAGAGCTGGTGAAATCTTGTGAGAGCATTAGCGCTTTAAATACATTTCGTAGGTGTAGATATGCTTCACAGATACTCAAGCTAGAAGAGGAGATCAGTGGCTTCATGAGTTCTATCCCAGACTACATGGTGTTAGATGCTAGAAATCTTATGTCAGCCATGAAAGATATATATAAGGAATTGCAGCCTCCAGATAAAAGTAGTACGGTGAATACCATGATTCAACAGCAAATGAGTTTAGGTAACCTGAATCAAAGTACTGAATTCCAAGAGGCTTACAAATGGTCTAATCTTAGTAATTTTCCTGTGATATCTCGGTTTTATGCGGGATTGGAGAAGCCTGTTGAAGATTTGAAGGAGCTTTTATTCCAAAGCGAGGTGTCGGTCATTGGAGTGCATTGCATGGGGGGTGGTGGGAAAACGACTTTGGCCTCGGCTATTTGTAATGATCCCCATATCAAAG GTTATTTTGGGAATGTACATTTCATCACTGTTACACAATTGCCAAATCTGCAGGGAATTATAGAGACGATGTGGGAGAAGATTGTTGGAAGGAAGAAGCCTGAGTTTCAGAATGTAGAAGATGCACGCATACAGCTAAAGCAGCAGCTTTTTACTCAATCCAAGAGAACTCTGATGATATTGGACGATGTCTGGTCCAGGGCTCATTTGGAGGAATTACTATTTGAAGCGCCAGGGTACAAGACTGTTGTCACAACCAGAGACAGCTCTACGATTCCCCAAAACACCTGTACTCGACCGTATCAGTTGCCATTGTTGGGCCATGAGGACGCTCTCTCGCTTTTCTGCTTCTCAGCTTTTGGACAGACATCAATTCCAAGTGCCGCAGATGCAAATCTAGTCATGCAG GTGCAAGCTGAATGTAAGGGCTTACCCCTAGCTTTAAAGGTGATTGGGAGCTCTTTGAATGGGGAACCTCATGGGACCTGGTTGAACGCAAAGAACAAGCTTTGCCAGGGGCAGTCCATATCCAGTTATCACAAAGAAGGGCTTTTTAGATGCTTGGAGACCAGTATTGATTCCTTGGATGATGTTGGGAGAGAATGCTTCTTAGATTTAGCATTATTTCCAGAAAACCAAAAAGTCTGTGCTGATGCACTGCTGAACATTTGGGTTTATATTCGGAAGCTAAAGTGGCAAGATGCCTTTATCATGTTATTGGAACTTGCAAGCAAAAATCTCTTGAATTTAATCAGCAGCTCAGG AAGGCAAGCAACAATCTCTTATGGAAATGCCTCTGAGCTGTACTTTTCTCAGCATGATGTAATGAGAGATTTGGCCATATATTTGGGAAGCCAGGACAGTATAGTCCATAGGAAGAGATTATTCATGCCCAAGAAGGAGCTGAGCTTGCCAGGAGAGTGGCAGATGCTTAATGATAGATCATTTAATGCTCAAGTTGTCTCTATTCACACAG GCTCTATGGCTGAAAATCAGTGGTATGAGATGGATTTTCCAGAGACAGAGGTTCTAGTGATACATTTTTCTGCAAGCGAATACTTTCTACCACCATTTCTTAAAACCATGAAAAAACTGAAATCTGTAATGTTGTGTAATTTGAGTTCAAAGAGGACCACACTAAAAGGTTTAGATGTCCTATCTTCACTCACTCAGCTCAGGAACGTTCGCTTGGAGAAGTTGGATGCGCCCTCTATTTTAGAACAGATCAAAGTTATGCAAAAATTAGATAAACTATCTGTTAGTTTATGTGAAGGGTTTGGAAATATTTCCACATTCAGCAACAGCAACCTACAAGAATTTAATCTGGACCACTGCAGCGATTTGGAGGAATGGCCACTTGACATCTGTCATATGCCCTCTGCTCAGATATGGTCTATTACCAACTGCCATCTGGTTGGAAAATTACCATATGATCTCGGAAATCTGAGCTCTTTAAGAATGTTACGATTATCACAATTACCAGGCCTGAAAGAGCTACCGGCATCAATTGGAAAACTTGAGCAGCTGGAATTTCTTGACATTTCACTGTGCGAAGGCTTGAAAGAACTTCCAGAGGAAATAGGTCAGCTCCAGAATTTGAAAGAGTTTGACATGAGAGAGTGTTCTCGCTTGAGGAGGTTGCCTAGAAGTGTTTGTGGACTAAGCTCTCTGAAACATGTCATCTGTGATGAGAAGATTGGGCACCAGTGGCTGCGAGTTAAGGCCTCTTCTATCCCTAATCTAAGAGTTGAAATTGTGGAACCGCAATTTACTCTGGATTGGCTTGATGATTGA
- the LOC131074103 gene encoding probable disease resistance protein At4g33300 isoform X2 has product MYISSGYFGNVHFITVTQLPNLQGIIETMWEKIVGRKKPEFQNVEDARIQLKQQLFTQSKRTLMILDDVWSRAHLEELLFEAPGYKTVVTTRDSSTIPQNTCTRPYQLPLLGHEDALSLFCFSAFGQTSIPSAADANLVMQVQAECKGLPLALKVIGSSLNGEPHGTWLNAKNKLCQGQSISSYHKEGLFRCLETSIDSLDDVGRECFLDLALFPENQKVCADALLNIWVYIRKLKWQDAFIMLLELASKNLLNLISSSGRQATISYGNASELYFSQHDVMRDLAIYLGSQDSIVHRKRLFMPKKELSLPGEWQMLNDRSFNAQVVSIHTGSMAENQWYEMDFPETEVLVIHFSASEYFLPPFLKTMKKLKSVMLCNLSSKRTTLKGLDVLSSLTQLRNVRLEKLDAPSILEQIKVMQKLDKLSVSLCEGFGNISTFSNSNLQEFNLDHCSDLEEWPLDICHMPSAQIWSITNCHLVGKLPYDLGNLSSLRMLRLSQLPGLKELPASIGKLEQLEFLDISLCEGLKELPEEIGQLQNLKEFDMRECSRLRRLPRSVCGLSSLKHVICDEKIGHQWLRVKASSIPNLRVEIVEPQFTLDWLDD; this is encoded by the exons ATGTACATTTCATCAG GTTATTTTGGGAATGTACATTTCATCACTGTTACACAATTGCCAAATCTGCAGGGAATTATAGAGACGATGTGGGAGAAGATTGTTGGAAGGAAGAAGCCTGAGTTTCAGAATGTAGAAGATGCACGCATACAGCTAAAGCAGCAGCTTTTTACTCAATCCAAGAGAACTCTGATGATATTGGACGATGTCTGGTCCAGGGCTCATTTGGAGGAATTACTATTTGAAGCGCCAGGGTACAAGACTGTTGTCACAACCAGAGACAGCTCTACGATTCCCCAAAACACCTGTACTCGACCGTATCAGTTGCCATTGTTGGGCCATGAGGACGCTCTCTCGCTTTTCTGCTTCTCAGCTTTTGGACAGACATCAATTCCAAGTGCCGCAGATGCAAATCTAGTCATGCAG GTGCAAGCTGAATGTAAGGGCTTACCCCTAGCTTTAAAGGTGATTGGGAGCTCTTTGAATGGGGAACCTCATGGGACCTGGTTGAACGCAAAGAACAAGCTTTGCCAGGGGCAGTCCATATCCAGTTATCACAAAGAAGGGCTTTTTAGATGCTTGGAGACCAGTATTGATTCCTTGGATGATGTTGGGAGAGAATGCTTCTTAGATTTAGCATTATTTCCAGAAAACCAAAAAGTCTGTGCTGATGCACTGCTGAACATTTGGGTTTATATTCGGAAGCTAAAGTGGCAAGATGCCTTTATCATGTTATTGGAACTTGCAAGCAAAAATCTCTTGAATTTAATCAGCAGCTCAGG AAGGCAAGCAACAATCTCTTATGGAAATGCCTCTGAGCTGTACTTTTCTCAGCATGATGTAATGAGAGATTTGGCCATATATTTGGGAAGCCAGGACAGTATAGTCCATAGGAAGAGATTATTCATGCCCAAGAAGGAGCTGAGCTTGCCAGGAGAGTGGCAGATGCTTAATGATAGATCATTTAATGCTCAAGTTGTCTCTATTCACACAG GCTCTATGGCTGAAAATCAGTGGTATGAGATGGATTTTCCAGAGACAGAGGTTCTAGTGATACATTTTTCTGCAAGCGAATACTTTCTACCACCATTTCTTAAAACCATGAAAAAACTGAAATCTGTAATGTTGTGTAATTTGAGTTCAAAGAGGACCACACTAAAAGGTTTAGATGTCCTATCTTCACTCACTCAGCTCAGGAACGTTCGCTTGGAGAAGTTGGATGCGCCCTCTATTTTAGAACAGATCAAAGTTATGCAAAAATTAGATAAACTATCTGTTAGTTTATGTGAAGGGTTTGGAAATATTTCCACATTCAGCAACAGCAACCTACAAGAATTTAATCTGGACCACTGCAGCGATTTGGAGGAATGGCCACTTGACATCTGTCATATGCCCTCTGCTCAGATATGGTCTATTACCAACTGCCATCTGGTTGGAAAATTACCATATGATCTCGGAAATCTGAGCTCTTTAAGAATGTTACGATTATCACAATTACCAGGCCTGAAAGAGCTACCGGCATCAATTGGAAAACTTGAGCAGCTGGAATTTCTTGACATTTCACTGTGCGAAGGCTTGAAAGAACTTCCAGAGGAAATAGGTCAGCTCCAGAATTTGAAAGAGTTTGACATGAGAGAGTGTTCTCGCTTGAGGAGGTTGCCTAGAAGTGTTTGTGGACTAAGCTCTCTGAAACATGTCATCTGTGATGAGAAGATTGGGCACCAGTGGCTGCGAGTTAAGGCCTCTTCTATCCCTAATCTAAGAGTTGAAATTGTGGAACCGCAATTTACTCTGGATTGGCTTGATGATTGA
- the LOC131074103 gene encoding probable disease resistance protein At4g33300 isoform X3, which translates to MIPISKGIIETMWEKIVGRKKPEFQNVEDARIQLKQQLFTQSKRTLMILDDVWSRAHLEELLFEAPGYKTVVTTRDSSTIPQNTCTRPYQLPLLGHEDALSLFCFSAFGQTSIPSAADANLVMQVQAECKGLPLALKVIGSSLNGEPHGTWLNAKNKLCQGQSISSYHKEGLFRCLETSIDSLDDVGRECFLDLALFPENQKVCADALLNIWVYIRKLKWQDAFIMLLELASKNLLNLISSSGRQATISYGNASELYFSQHDVMRDLAIYLGSQDSIVHRKRLFMPKKELSLPGEWQMLNDRSFNAQVVSIHTGSMAENQWYEMDFPETEVLVIHFSASEYFLPPFLKTMKKLKSVMLCNLSSKRTTLKGLDVLSSLTQLRNVRLEKLDAPSILEQIKVMQKLDKLSVSLCEGFGNISTFSNSNLQEFNLDHCSDLEEWPLDICHMPSAQIWSITNCHLVGKLPYDLGNLSSLRMLRLSQLPGLKELPASIGKLEQLEFLDISLCEGLKELPEEIGQLQNLKEFDMRECSRLRRLPRSVCGLSSLKHVICDEKIGHQWLRVKASSIPNLRVEIVEPQFTLDWLDD; encoded by the exons ATGATCCCCATATCAAAG GGAATTATAGAGACGATGTGGGAGAAGATTGTTGGAAGGAAGAAGCCTGAGTTTCAGAATGTAGAAGATGCACGCATACAGCTAAAGCAGCAGCTTTTTACTCAATCCAAGAGAACTCTGATGATATTGGACGATGTCTGGTCCAGGGCTCATTTGGAGGAATTACTATTTGAAGCGCCAGGGTACAAGACTGTTGTCACAACCAGAGACAGCTCTACGATTCCCCAAAACACCTGTACTCGACCGTATCAGTTGCCATTGTTGGGCCATGAGGACGCTCTCTCGCTTTTCTGCTTCTCAGCTTTTGGACAGACATCAATTCCAAGTGCCGCAGATGCAAATCTAGTCATGCAG GTGCAAGCTGAATGTAAGGGCTTACCCCTAGCTTTAAAGGTGATTGGGAGCTCTTTGAATGGGGAACCTCATGGGACCTGGTTGAACGCAAAGAACAAGCTTTGCCAGGGGCAGTCCATATCCAGTTATCACAAAGAAGGGCTTTTTAGATGCTTGGAGACCAGTATTGATTCCTTGGATGATGTTGGGAGAGAATGCTTCTTAGATTTAGCATTATTTCCAGAAAACCAAAAAGTCTGTGCTGATGCACTGCTGAACATTTGGGTTTATATTCGGAAGCTAAAGTGGCAAGATGCCTTTATCATGTTATTGGAACTTGCAAGCAAAAATCTCTTGAATTTAATCAGCAGCTCAGG AAGGCAAGCAACAATCTCTTATGGAAATGCCTCTGAGCTGTACTTTTCTCAGCATGATGTAATGAGAGATTTGGCCATATATTTGGGAAGCCAGGACAGTATAGTCCATAGGAAGAGATTATTCATGCCCAAGAAGGAGCTGAGCTTGCCAGGAGAGTGGCAGATGCTTAATGATAGATCATTTAATGCTCAAGTTGTCTCTATTCACACAG GCTCTATGGCTGAAAATCAGTGGTATGAGATGGATTTTCCAGAGACAGAGGTTCTAGTGATACATTTTTCTGCAAGCGAATACTTTCTACCACCATTTCTTAAAACCATGAAAAAACTGAAATCTGTAATGTTGTGTAATTTGAGTTCAAAGAGGACCACACTAAAAGGTTTAGATGTCCTATCTTCACTCACTCAGCTCAGGAACGTTCGCTTGGAGAAGTTGGATGCGCCCTCTATTTTAGAACAGATCAAAGTTATGCAAAAATTAGATAAACTATCTGTTAGTTTATGTGAAGGGTTTGGAAATATTTCCACATTCAGCAACAGCAACCTACAAGAATTTAATCTGGACCACTGCAGCGATTTGGAGGAATGGCCACTTGACATCTGTCATATGCCCTCTGCTCAGATATGGTCTATTACCAACTGCCATCTGGTTGGAAAATTACCATATGATCTCGGAAATCTGAGCTCTTTAAGAATGTTACGATTATCACAATTACCAGGCCTGAAAGAGCTACCGGCATCAATTGGAAAACTTGAGCAGCTGGAATTTCTTGACATTTCACTGTGCGAAGGCTTGAAAGAACTTCCAGAGGAAATAGGTCAGCTCCAGAATTTGAAAGAGTTTGACATGAGAGAGTGTTCTCGCTTGAGGAGGTTGCCTAGAAGTGTTTGTGGACTAAGCTCTCTGAAACATGTCATCTGTGATGAGAAGATTGGGCACCAGTGGCTGCGAGTTAAGGCCTCTTCTATCCCTAATCTAAGAGTTGAAATTGTGGAACCGCAATTTACTCTGGATTGGCTTGATGATTGA